The proteins below come from a single Esox lucius isolate fEsoLuc1 chromosome 7, fEsoLuc1.pri, whole genome shotgun sequence genomic window:
- the LOC105010792 gene encoding mitochondrial fission 1 protein → MEAVVRDFVSPEDLLIFKDKYSAELAKGSVTKETKFEYAWCLIRSQFPEDIKKGIVLLDELVHKGTKDDQRDYLFYLAIGNYKLKEYERGLKYIRILLKNEPGNTQALDLEQLIVKALRKDGLVGMAIVGGIVGGVGLGVAGLAALIGMAVSKKL, encoded by the exons ATATTTAAGGACAAGTACTCTGCCGAGTTGGCGAAAGGGAGTGTGACTAAGGAGACAAAGTTTGAGTATGCCTGGTGTCTGATCCGGAGCCAGTTCCCCGAGGACATCAAGAAGGGTATTGTTCTGCTAGACG AGCTTGTTCACAAGGGGACAAAGGATGACCAGAGGGACTACTTGTTTTACCTGGCTATTGGGAACTACAAATTGAag GAGTATGAGCGGGGCCTGAAGTACATCCGGATTCTCCTGAAGAATGAACCAGGAAACACTCAGGCTCTGGACCTGGAGCAGCTCATAGTGAAGGCCTTGAGGAAAG ATGGTTTGGTCGGCATGGCTATAGTGGGAGGAATAGTTGGAGGAGTGGGCCTTGGCGTTGCTGGATTGGCTGCACTCATTGGAATGGCTGTGTCAAAGAAGCTCTAA